A genomic window from Roseofilum casamattae BLCC-M143 includes:
- a CDS encoding 16S rRNA (uracil(1498)-N(3))-methyltransferase translates to MTQLQRLVIALEQLSGEEIRLTADQYRYLHRVLRLQTGDRFFAIIAGQWWLSELDGGQRAIRLEQIPIQTELPVSVTLIAALPKHGFDEVVRCCTELGVMKIVPVMSDRTLLKPSAQKVQRWRRIATEAAEQSERQTVPSIDEPLSFTQILHSEDYSSSSAYLCVARGQLPHLLAYELPPAGASMFVATGPEGGWTEKEIAGAIQVGFQPVSLGQRILRAVTAPIVVLSLIGGDCDRR, encoded by the coding sequence ATGACTCAATTGCAGCGGCTGGTTATTGCTTTAGAGCAGTTGAGTGGCGAAGAGATACGGCTGACCGCCGATCAATATCGTTATCTGCATCGGGTGTTGCGCTTGCAAACAGGCGATCGCTTTTTTGCTATTATAGCTGGTCAGTGGTGGTTGAGCGAGCTGGATGGCGGTCAGAGGGCAATACGGCTAGAGCAGATTCCCATACAAACGGAGCTACCGGTTTCGGTGACATTAATTGCCGCACTACCGAAACATGGGTTTGATGAGGTTGTCCGTTGCTGTACGGAACTTGGGGTCATGAAGATCGTACCAGTAATGAGCGATCGCACTCTACTTAAACCCAGCGCGCAAAAGGTGCAGCGGTGGCGGCGTATTGCGACAGAAGCGGCAGAACAGTCAGAGCGGCAAACCGTTCCGAGTATTGACGAACCGCTATCCTTTACTCAAATACTCCATTCTGAGGATTACTCTTCTTCTTCTGCTTATTTGTGCGTTGCGAGAGGACAGTTACCTCACTTGCTCGCATACGAGTTACCCCCAGCAGGAGCATCGATGTTTGTCGCAACGGGACCGGAAGGGGGATGGACAGAGAAAGAAATTGCAGGAGCAATACAAGTCGGGTTTCAACCGGTTTCTTTAGGTCAACGCATTTTGCGCGCCGTTACCGCTCCGATTGTAGTATTGTCGTTGATTGGGGGAGATTGCGATCGCCGATAA
- a CDS encoding TRAFAC clade GTPase domain-containing protein gives MKIVMLGPTGVGKTTYMASVYGILQRDVKGFTLRATDPEERKNLLELADNVLLGQYPAATNQRSEYQFELRYQGKTVLPITWADYRGGALLETQNSQQARFLAGDLEDADGLMIFCDCQVLAQNANRQKHLARIVRLVSQAVQKLDKPLSLAILLTKSDTIKQFSLEMLNPFQGLISAIEASDCIDGAFIPIACGKRIVNVALPLLFTLHSEAITQLGTSKIMDLYRCLSRAEEYHEKSKGIVGFGRWISDQFKGYATDRQLAASYIQDAMGHGKAFENNLEVIASLNIVVNGLPKVCTGITLKEYKNLIEEARRGQSIYQISSGLNRPPFDPFKAFE, from the coding sequence ATGAAAATTGTCATGCTTGGCCCGACTGGAGTCGGTAAAACAACCTATATGGCATCCGTTTACGGAATCTTACAGCGAGATGTCAAAGGCTTTACCTTGAGAGCAACCGATCCAGAAGAGCGTAAAAATCTCCTCGAATTAGCCGATAATGTATTATTAGGTCAATATCCCGCAGCGACGAATCAGAGGAGTGAGTATCAGTTTGAGTTGCGCTATCAAGGGAAAACTGTTTTGCCAATAACATGGGCTGATTATCGAGGGGGAGCATTGCTAGAAACCCAAAACAGTCAGCAAGCTCGATTCTTAGCTGGAGATCTAGAAGACGCTGATGGTTTGATGATATTTTGTGATTGTCAAGTATTGGCTCAAAATGCAAACCGCCAAAAGCACTTGGCTCGTATAGTTCGCTTAGTGAGTCAAGCTGTCCAAAAGTTAGATAAACCTTTGTCTCTGGCGATTTTACTGACTAAATCAGACACCATCAAGCAATTTTCTTTAGAGATGCTTAATCCTTTTCAGGGATTAATCTCAGCTATTGAAGCTAGCGATTGCATTGATGGAGCATTTATCCCTATTGCTTGTGGAAAGAGAATAGTCAATGTTGCTTTACCTCTGTTGTTTACACTGCACTCTGAAGCAATAACTCAGTTAGGTACTAGCAAAATTATGGACTTATACCGGTGCTTATCCAGGGCTGAAGAATATCACGAAAAAAGCAAAGGAATTGTAGGTTTTGGTCGGTGGATTTCTGATCAATTCAAGGGATATGCTACCGATCGGCAATTAGCTGCATCTTATATTCAAGATGCTATGGGTCACGGAAAAGCTTTTGAGAATAATTTAGAAGTTATTGCATCATTAAACATAGTAGTTAATGGATTGCCAAAGGTTTGTACAGGGATAACATTAAAAGAATACAAGAACCTAATTGAGGAAGCTAGACGTGGACAATCTATTTATCAAATATCATCAGGATTGAATAGACCTCCATTCGATCCCTTCAAAGCATTTGAATAA
- a CDS encoding response regulator translates to MFSTPPSLPKVLAVDDSPIVQMLVRNALQDRDVEVLVADNALDALNLLYSETIAIILLDVSMPGVDGLELCRTIRGIPQFGELPIVMVTARDSPFDKVQGTLAGASEYLTKPFTPETLREIVQRFLQNAN, encoded by the coding sequence CTGTTTTCAACTCCTCCATCTCTTCCCAAAGTTCTCGCTGTTGACGACAGCCCCATCGTCCAGATGCTGGTTCGGAATGCGCTACAAGACCGAGACGTTGAAGTCCTCGTTGCTGATAATGCCCTTGATGCGCTTAACCTCCTCTATAGTGAGACAATCGCAATTATTCTGCTTGATGTTTCTATGCCAGGAGTCGATGGCTTAGAACTCTGTCGCACGATCCGAGGCATCCCTCAATTTGGAGAACTACCGATTGTCATGGTGACAGCTAGAGATAGCCCTTTCGATAAAGTCCAAGGTACACTTGCCGGAGCCAGCGAGTATCTCACCAAGCCCTTTACTCCTGAAACGTTACGAGAAATTGTCCAGCGCTTTCTCCAGAATGCCAATTAG
- a CDS encoding aspartyl protease family protein has product MTNTTERPMGKIIATLTILNRADQSAATRGYIPEEEVRSLTLNNVLVDTGATTLCLPPDAIEQLGLELLKEVDVATASGFSKARIFQDARISLLGREGTFECLELPGGREPLLGVIPLEALGIELDLKNQQLKVLPEESIETYLTIL; this is encoded by the coding sequence ATGACCAATACAACCGAAAGACCCATGGGCAAAATTATTGCAACGCTAACCATTCTTAACCGTGCCGACCAATCTGCTGCTACGCGAGGGTATATTCCGGAAGAGGAAGTGCGATCACTCACTTTAAATAACGTACTTGTCGATACCGGTGCCACCACTTTGTGCTTACCTCCAGATGCAATAGAGCAACTGGGTTTAGAATTACTGAAAGAAGTAGATGTGGCCACCGCTAGCGGGTTCAGTAAAGCAAGAATTTTCCAAGACGCAAGGATTTCTTTATTGGGACGAGAAGGAACCTTTGAATGCTTGGAATTACCGGGAGGACGAGAACCGCTTTTAGGCGTGATTCCCCTGGAAGCACTAGGAATTGAGTTAGATTTAAAGAATCAACAATTAAAAGTTTTACCGGAAGAATCAATTGAAACTTATCTCACGATTTTGTAG
- the proC gene encoding pyrroline-5-carboxylate reductase: MVQLGIIGGGMMAEAIFSRLLAEKIYLPSQIQVSEPRADRRQELVERYGVQVTADNREVTSGSEILLLAIKPQIFDAIARELGDISVPLVVSILAGIPLSKLETGFPSSAAIRVMPNAPATVGAGMSAIAAGSQATPGQVEQAKTLLAAVGEVVEVPEKMMDAVTGLSGSGPAFVALAIEALSDGGVAAGLPRTIATPLAIQTVLGTAQLLQETGLHTGQLKDRATSPGGTTITGLRELEQAGVRSAFMEAVVAACRRSQELGS, translated from the coding sequence ATGGTGCAGTTGGGGATTATTGGCGGTGGAATGATGGCCGAAGCGATATTCTCTCGGCTTTTGGCAGAAAAGATTTATCTTCCGAGTCAGATACAAGTGAGCGAACCGAGAGCCGATCGCCGTCAGGAGTTGGTAGAGCGCTACGGCGTACAAGTGACGGCAGATAACCGGGAAGTTACGAGTGGGAGCGAGATTTTATTACTGGCAATTAAGCCACAAATCTTTGACGCGATCGCCAGGGAACTGGGCGATATTTCCGTGCCTTTGGTCGTTTCCATCCTCGCCGGAATACCCCTGAGCAAGCTGGAAACCGGGTTTCCCAGTTCGGCGGCGATCCGGGTGATGCCTAATGCTCCGGCAACGGTTGGCGCTGGAATGAGCGCGATCGCAGCCGGTTCTCAAGCCACTCCAGGGCAAGTCGAACAAGCGAAAACCTTGCTCGCTGCGGTGGGAGAAGTGGTAGAAGTTCCCGAGAAAATGATGGATGCAGTCACTGGACTTTCTGGTTCGGGACCCGCATTTGTAGCTTTGGCGATCGAGGCGCTTTCTGATGGTGGAGTCGCCGCAGGACTACCAAGGACGATCGCAACCCCCCTAGCCATCCAAACGGTCTTGGGAACGGCACAACTGCTACAAGAAACGGGACTCCATACCGGACAACTGAAAGACCGGGCCACCAGTCCCGGAGGCACGACCATCACGGGGTTGCGCGAACTGGAGCAAGCTGGAGTGCGATCGGCATTCATGGAGGCAGTTGTCGCAGCTTGTCGGCGATCGCAAGAGTTAGGGTCTTGA
- a CDS encoding TRAFAC clade GTPase domain-containing protein, with protein MSDKVKITMLGTTGSGKTCYMIGMYAYMAIGYNGLTFHAKNLDLDLELSNRYDNLVDNKGEDRWPPPTQLGESKNYVFSLNYGFKPVIDFEWWDYRGGALKDQENKEDTQALFKNIKDSSSLFISISGEYLKDQKGAQKLRSAVRRVNTLINKLLSSRSISPENPYPVAVVVTKFDLCKDLSKEEIIDRVQGLFQGFFTENSGFFVMICPVSLGLELADNPSQGQIEPINLALPVFFAVYSEFKQQYVARKNKLSSEKTKVSNLQTGRIRQWFKRSEIRDGKERIKSLGNEIEEEIEPKLRLLCRELRKVTLFLNGQEVEIDD; from the coding sequence ATGAGCGACAAAGTAAAAATAACCATGCTAGGCACGACCGGATCGGGCAAAACATGCTACATGATTGGCATGTACGCTTACATGGCAATAGGCTACAATGGTTTGACATTCCATGCTAAAAACCTCGATTTAGACTTAGAGTTATCAAATCGCTATGATAACCTGGTAGATAATAAAGGAGAAGACCGATGGCCACCACCAACACAATTAGGTGAAAGCAAAAATTATGTGTTCTCCTTAAATTATGGGTTCAAGCCAGTAATTGACTTTGAGTGGTGGGACTATCGAGGGGGTGCATTAAAGGATCAAGAAAACAAAGAAGATACCCAAGCTCTGTTTAAAAATATTAAGGATAGTTCTTCTCTATTTATTTCTATTTCTGGGGAATATCTCAAAGACCAGAAAGGCGCTCAAAAGCTGCGCAGTGCAGTGCGTAGAGTCAATACATTAATTAATAAGTTACTCTCGTCAAGAAGCATCAGTCCAGAGAATCCTTATCCTGTGGCAGTAGTAGTTACAAAATTCGATCTCTGTAAAGATCTTTCTAAGGAAGAAATAATAGATCGTGTACAGGGACTTTTTCAAGGATTTTTCACTGAGAACAGTGGATTTTTTGTCATGATTTGCCCAGTCAGTTTAGGTCTGGAATTAGCGGATAATCCTAGTCAGGGTCAAATTGAACCTATAAATCTTGCGCTTCCAGTTTTCTTTGCTGTGTACTCTGAATTCAAGCAGCAATATGTTGCTAGGAAGAATAAGCTTTCATCTGAAAAAACAAAAGTTAGTAATCTTCAGACTGGGAGGATCAGACAATGGTTCAAGCGAAGTGAAATTCGTGATGGAAAAGAGCGGATAAAGAGTTTAGGTAACGAAATAGAAGAGGAGATAGAACCTAAATTGAGGTTACTCTGTAGAGAGTTAAGAAAAGTAACACTGTTTCTCAACGGACAGGAGGTGGAAATAGATGACTAG
- a CDS encoding PEP/pyruvate-binding domain-containing protein: MTYILTANAKPDRQYLGGKAASLARLCALDCSIPDWFAVSPRAFAESLRKEQYNKLEAGTISEDTAQWHIQDNIKIELEQALKQLCPNGEQVAVRSSAVDEDGMAYSFAGQLESFLFVPPEEVGDRIIQVWQSGFSDRILAYRQQHDLGLPKPPAVLVQRMVDAEVAGVAFAADPVTGQRGIVTIAATKGVGEGLVSGEVDGETYRINRYGELVSEAIADGLLTQENWQAIASLVREVSQEFGCPQDIEWAIANNRLYLLQSRPITSLVNQLDPDGQLNLWDNSNIAESYSGVTTPLTFSFARRAYEEVYRQFCILMGVPKPDIDNNSETFSRMLGLIQGRVYYNLLSWYKVLSLLPGFRVNRQFMEQMMGVKEGIPDRLLESIGIKPNERPSFRTKIMETFRLVSTVEGLLLNLVLLDYKIKRFYDKLARVLDAPFQGLELTELRADELTAYYRELERELLRSWDAPLINDFFAMIFYGILQKLSQSWCGDENGTLQNDLISGEGGMISAEPAMRVKQLAEIARKDKEVVRVLCEGELTEILATMKTMPELQNGYQEYLQKFGDRCLGELKLESSTLFDNPLTLLRSIGQLAKSPVLEKPKVPVDLRSQAEAKVRESLQDSRWKPMVFNWVLQNARARVRDRENLRFERTRLFGRVRRIFVELGKRFVNLDILEHYRDIFYLEVDEILGFVEGTATCTKLKDLVELRKNEFQEYEQEEIGDRFETSGIVYHGNKYEPASSDNPVIENSDSETIQGLGCCPGIVKARVRVIHNPENAVLEPGSILVAERTDPGWIMLFPSAAGVLVERGSLLSHSAIVAREMGIPAIVAIPKVTKVLQDGDWVEMDGSTGVVRRVNSCQ, translated from the coding sequence ATGACATACATTCTCACTGCTAACGCAAAACCCGATCGCCAATACTTGGGAGGTAAGGCGGCTTCCTTAGCGCGTCTATGTGCTTTAGATTGCTCTATTCCCGATTGGTTCGCGGTTTCGCCTCGCGCGTTTGCGGAGAGTTTAAGGAAGGAGCAATACAATAAGCTAGAGGCAGGCACTATTTCTGAAGATACTGCACAATGGCATATTCAAGATAACATCAAAATTGAGTTGGAGCAAGCCCTAAAACAGCTTTGTCCGAATGGCGAACAAGTGGCCGTGCGATCGTCGGCGGTGGATGAAGATGGAATGGCGTATTCCTTTGCCGGACAACTGGAGAGCTTCTTATTCGTGCCACCGGAAGAGGTTGGCGATCGCATTATTCAAGTGTGGCAGTCGGGCTTTAGCGATCGCATCCTTGCCTATCGCCAGCAGCACGATCTGGGATTGCCGAAACCCCCAGCAGTTCTGGTGCAGCGCATGGTGGATGCGGAGGTAGCGGGAGTAGCGTTTGCGGCCGATCCGGTGACCGGACAGCGCGGTATCGTCACGATCGCGGCAACGAAGGGCGTGGGCGAGGGATTGGTGTCTGGGGAAGTTGATGGCGAGACGTATCGGATTAATCGGTATGGAGAGTTGGTGTCTGAGGCGATCGCAGATGGATTGTTGACGCAAGAGAACTGGCAGGCGATCGCGAGCTTAGTTCGGGAAGTTAGTCAGGAGTTTGGCTGTCCGCAAGATATCGAGTGGGCGATCGCAAACAATAGGCTCTATTTATTGCAATCTCGTCCGATTACCAGCTTGGTTAACCAACTCGATCCCGACGGACAATTAAACCTTTGGGATAATAGCAATATCGCCGAAAGCTATAGCGGCGTAACCACTCCTCTCACATTTTCTTTCGCTCGCCGCGCCTATGAAGAAGTGTATCGGCAATTTTGCATTCTCATGGGCGTTCCCAAGCCAGATATTGACAATAACTCGGAGACCTTTAGCCGCATGTTGGGGTTAATTCAAGGACGAGTCTATTATAACCTGCTTAGTTGGTATAAAGTGCTTTCTCTCTTGCCTGGATTTCGAGTTAATCGGCAGTTTATGGAACAGATGATGGGAGTGAAAGAAGGAATCCCAGACCGACTGTTAGAATCAATTGGCATTAAACCCAACGAACGTCCGTCTTTTCGGACGAAAATAATGGAGACATTTCGTCTGGTGAGTACGGTTGAAGGGTTATTGCTGAATTTAGTCTTACTCGATTATAAGATAAAACGATTTTACGACAAGTTGGCGCGCGTGTTGGATGCTCCATTTCAAGGATTAGAGTTAACGGAGTTGCGCGCGGATGAATTAACGGCATATTATCGCGAGTTAGAACGAGAATTATTGCGCAGTTGGGACGCGCCGTTAATTAATGATTTCTTTGCCATGATTTTCTATGGAATTTTGCAAAAGTTAAGTCAATCTTGGTGCGGCGATGAGAATGGCACGTTGCAAAACGATCTGATTAGCGGCGAAGGGGGAATGATTAGCGCGGAACCAGCGATGCGAGTCAAACAATTAGCGGAGATCGCCAGAAAAGATAAAGAGGTCGTTCGGGTGTTATGTGAAGGCGAGCTAACGGAAATTTTGGCGACTATGAAAACTATGCCGGAGCTGCAAAACGGCTATCAGGAGTATTTACAGAAATTTGGCGATCGCTGTTTGGGAGAGCTGAAGTTAGAAAGTTCGACCCTATTCGATAATCCGCTAACGTTGTTGCGCTCTATCGGTCAGTTAGCCAAGTCTCCGGTATTGGAGAAACCCAAAGTTCCTGTAGATTTGCGATCGCAAGCGGAAGCTAAAGTTCGGGAGAGTTTGCAAGATTCGCGCTGGAAACCCATGGTGTTTAATTGGGTTTTGCAAAATGCGAGAGCGCGAGTGCGCGATCGGGAAAATTTGCGGTTCGAGCGCACTCGGTTATTCGGTCGCGTGCGCCGCATTTTTGTCGAGTTAGGAAAGCGGTTTGTTAATCTCGATATACTGGAGCATTATCGCGATATCTTTTATTTAGAAGTGGATGAAATTTTAGGCTTTGTTGAAGGTACAGCGACTTGTACGAAGTTGAAAGATTTGGTAGAATTGAGGAAGAATGAATTTCAGGAATACGAACAGGAAGAAATTGGCGATCGCTTTGAAACCAGCGGCATCGTTTATCATGGAAATAAATACGAACCTGCATCATCAGATAATCCAGTTATCGAAAATTCAGATAGCGAAACCATTCAAGGTTTAGGCTGTTGTCCGGGAATCGTGAAAGCGCGAGTTAGAGTCATTCATAATCCGGAAAACGCCGTACTCGAACCTGGAAGTATTCTGGTGGCCGAGCGCACCGATCCCGGTTGGATTATGCTCTTTCCGTCTGCTGCGGGAGTTTTGGTAGAACGGGGAAGTTTGCTCTCTCATTCGGCAATTGTTGCCCGAGAAATGGGTATTCCCGCGATCGTCGCTATTCCCAAGGTGACTAAAGTTTTACAGGATGGAGATTGGGTGGAAATGGATGGGAGTACGGGAGTTGTGCGGCGGGTAAACAGTTGTCAATAA
- a CDS encoding coiled-coil domain-containing protein, producing MYGLLTPIIIGAVARILIPKIAEKAADQSSQVLFDRLNDELPKILNQVGGFLDQQTDVTWKLSKHVEGTTINIMDAFFRNFQSTLGGTVTDFIGGSVNTVGSNLLLTAGKAATGNILAGGLVGTGLKIVDTATKNYLINKVEKKYQSNLVITINAIDQARERTISDIRSVVGEVDAVLEKRINQVAILVMEVITFAIEIADRFSPEAFREKLVKPTLEEIKFLEKEFFQDLGKQVDHFFDRAEDLEQLVDQRQTAERTEIRRGLNQPSGNDIQVYNRMKSEALASLNETTSIQVIVETYGQLQLESWRTVAIFRNAPALKQDLLEEWVKYGRLCGLWQDARAKTALIYSSQNKHEVGTDMSLTPIESMLARINELEALQKNALAQSVEIDRLKAELTAKTREIDDLKAELKTKTKKIDRLEEAFQKQTSEIDLKMKALEKKLSQNAIQSGRDNTGGKDSWSAFERQ from the coding sequence ATGTATGGACTTCTTACACCTATAATAATTGGTGCTGTTGCCAGAATTCTCATCCCAAAGATTGCCGAAAAAGCAGCCGATCAATCTAGCCAAGTATTATTCGATCGCCTCAATGATGAACTCCCTAAAATTCTGAATCAAGTAGGTGGATTCTTAGACCAACAAACGGATGTAACTTGGAAATTATCCAAGCATGTAGAAGGTACAACAATTAATATAATGGATGCTTTCTTTAGAAACTTCCAGTCTACTCTTGGAGGCACTGTAACTGATTTCATCGGGGGATCGGTTAACACTGTAGGAAGTAACCTACTCTTAACTGCAGGAAAAGCTGCAACTGGGAATATTTTGGCTGGTGGTTTAGTTGGTACAGGCTTAAAGATTGTAGACACAGCAACTAAGAATTACTTGATTAACAAGGTCGAGAAAAAGTACCAAAGCAACCTGGTCATAACTATTAATGCTATTGATCAAGCAAGAGAGAGAACTATCTCTGATATCAGGAGTGTGGTGGGTGAAGTCGATGCTGTCCTGGAAAAACGAATTAATCAGGTTGCTATCTTGGTGATGGAAGTTATCACTTTTGCAATAGAGATTGCCGATCGGTTTAGTCCAGAGGCATTTAGAGAAAAACTGGTTAAACCAACATTAGAAGAAATCAAATTTCTAGAAAAAGAGTTTTTCCAAGATTTGGGAAAGCAAGTCGATCATTTCTTCGATCGTGCTGAAGATCTTGAACAATTAGTGGATCAAAGGCAGACAGCAGAGCGTACTGAGATTCGCCGAGGTCTGAACCAACCAAGTGGTAATGATATTCAGGTATATAATCGAATGAAGAGTGAGGCTTTAGCTTCTTTGAACGAAACAACTTCGATTCAGGTTATTGTCGAAACCTATGGTCAACTTCAACTTGAATCCTGGAGGACAGTTGCCATATTCAGGAATGCCCCAGCTTTGAAACAAGATCTCTTAGAAGAGTGGGTCAAGTATGGTAGATTATGCGGTCTCTGGCAAGATGCTCGTGCCAAAACTGCTTTGATTTACTCAAGTCAAAACAAACATGAAGTAGGTACTGATATGTCTTTAACACCAATAGAGTCAATGCTGGCACGAATTAATGAGCTAGAAGCATTGCAGAAGAATGCTTTAGCCCAAAGTGTAGAGATCGATCGCCTTAAAGCAGAATTAACTGCTAAGACGAGAGAAATTGATGACCTGAAGGCAGAATTAAAGACTAAAACCAAAAAGATCGATCGCCTTGAAGAAGCTTTTCAAAAGCAAACTTCAGAGATCGATCTCAAAATGAAAGCTCTTGAAAAGAAACTGAGCCAGAACGCTATTCAATCAGGGCGAGATAACACAGGGGGTAAAGATTCATGGTCAGCATTTGAACGACAATAA
- the argJ gene encoding bifunctional ornithine acetyltransferase/N-acetylglutamate synthase, protein MSDWQVIEGGVTAPKGYQAAGITAGLKPSGQPDLALIVSDVEAIAAGVFTNVQVRAACVDYCREQLEKKASAKAILCNAGQANAATGEAGWNDAIECADLLAKALNLTSETVLLASTGVIGKRIKMDAMRTGIGEVAASLSSEGSDSAAKAITTTDLVPKTIALEAMFGDRPVRVGGIAKGSGMIHPNMATMLGFVTCDATVSPHLWQEMLSRAADRSFNQITVDGDTSTNDSLIALANGQSRTPAITMGGPEADKLEAMLTAVCQHLAKAIARDGEGATCLVEVEVSGAQNEADASKVAKTIVGSSLVKSAIFGRDPNWGRIAAAAGRAGVHFEATDLNIRLGEFELMRNGQPLEFDGAAASEYMKQASAGAYLQEDTVYIAVSIGHGSGTSKAWGCDLSYDYVKINAEYTT, encoded by the coding sequence ATGTCAGACTGGCAAGTCATCGAAGGCGGAGTCACCGCACCCAAAGGATATCAAGCTGCAGGCATTACAGCCGGACTCAAACCCTCCGGGCAACCGGATTTAGCATTGATTGTTTCGGATGTGGAAGCGATCGCGGCGGGAGTCTTTACAAATGTTCAAGTCCGTGCTGCTTGTGTCGATTATTGCCGAGAACAATTGGAGAAAAAGGCGAGCGCGAAAGCAATTTTGTGCAATGCGGGGCAAGCGAATGCGGCGACGGGAGAAGCGGGATGGAATGATGCGATCGAGTGCGCCGATCTCCTGGCAAAGGCTTTGAATCTGACCTCCGAGACGGTGTTGCTGGCGTCTACGGGAGTTATTGGCAAGCGAATTAAGATGGATGCCATGCGGACGGGTATTGGGGAAGTAGCAGCCAGTTTGTCGAGTGAGGGTTCTGACAGTGCGGCAAAAGCAATTACGACGACGGACTTAGTGCCGAAAACCATTGCCTTGGAAGCCATGTTTGGCGATCGCCCGGTACGGGTTGGCGGTATTGCCAAAGGTTCTGGCATGATTCACCCGAACATGGCTACCATGCTCGGATTCGTCACCTGCGATGCCACGGTTTCGCCTCATCTGTGGCAAGAAATGCTCTCGAGAGCTGCCGATCGCAGTTTCAATCAAATTACGGTGGATGGCGATACCAGTACTAATGATAGTTTAATTGCCCTGGCCAACGGCCAGTCTCGCACTCCAGCCATTACGATGGGGGGGCCGGAAGCAGACAAACTAGAGGCAATGCTAACGGCAGTATGCCAGCATTTGGCGAAGGCGATCGCCCGCGATGGCGAAGGAGCAACTTGTTTGGTGGAAGTGGAGGTCTCCGGAGCGCAGAATGAAGCGGACGCGAGCAAAGTGGCGAAAACCATTGTCGGCTCCTCTTTGGTGAAATCTGCTATTTTCGGCCGCGATCCGAACTGGGGACGCATTGCCGCTGCTGCGGGACGAGCTGGGGTTCATTTTGAAGCCACCGATCTCAATATTCGTTTAGGTGAGTTTGAACTGATGCGCAACGGTCAACCTCTGGAGTTCGATGGTGCGGCAGCGAGCGAATACATGAAACAAGCGTCTGCTGGAGCTTATTTGCAGGAGGATACGGTTTATATCGCGGTTTCTATCGGTCACGGTTCGGGAACGTCGAAGGCGTGGGGATGCGACTTGAGTTATGACTATGTGAAGATTAACGCCGAGTACACGACCTAA
- a CDS encoding D-alanine--D-alanine ligase family protein: MSQKRIGLLFGGCSGEHEVSIVSAKTIANALSQDENRDRYQVLPFYIRKDGYWYSDDTAARVLESTTPLSTDSPCDRTLWQFPDSAAEVDVWFPVLHGPNGEDGSIQGLLQLMQVPYVGSGIVGSSVGMDKIAMKMAFAQAGLPQVKYEAVTRAQVWSDSCVFPKLCDDIEASLGYPCFVKPANLGSSVGIAKVRSRQELEAALDNAASYDRRIIVEAGVTAREVECAVLGNDYPKASVVGEITFDSDFYDYETKYTAGKSQLFIPANLPEEVIEQIRERAIQGFQAVDAAGEARVDFFYIEATGEVLINEINTLPGFTATSMYPQLWAATGIPLPELVHRLVELAIERHP, from the coding sequence ATGAGCCAAAAACGAATAGGGTTACTGTTTGGGGGATGTTCTGGAGAGCATGAAGTCTCTATTGTTTCCGCCAAAACGATCGCCAATGCTTTAAGTCAGGACGAAAATCGCGATCGCTATCAAGTGCTTCCCTTCTATATTCGTAAAGATGGCTATTGGTATAGCGATGATACCGCCGCACGAGTGCTCGAGTCTACCACGCCACTTTCCACCGACTCTCCTTGCGATCGCACCCTATGGCAGTTCCCCGATAGCGCGGCAGAAGTAGACGTATGGTTTCCCGTGTTGCACGGGCCGAATGGAGAAGATGGCTCCATCCAAGGATTATTGCAACTGATGCAAGTACCTTATGTGGGTTCTGGCATTGTTGGCTCATCTGTTGGTATGGATAAAATTGCGATGAAAATGGCCTTTGCGCAAGCAGGTTTGCCGCAAGTAAAGTATGAAGCCGTAACTCGCGCTCAAGTGTGGTCGGACTCCTGCGTGTTTCCGAAACTCTGCGATGATATTGAAGCGTCTCTCGGTTATCCTTGTTTTGTCAAACCCGCCAATCTCGGATCGTCGGTGGGTATTGCGAAAGTGCGATCGCGCCAAGAACTCGAAGCTGCTCTGGATAATGCTGCTAGTTACGATCGCCGCATTATTGTGGAAGCGGGAGTCACGGCTCGCGAGGTGGAGTGTGCGGTCTTGGGTAACGATTATCCCAAAGCGTCAGTCGTCGGCGAGATTACCTTCGACAGCGATTTTTACGACTACGAAACGAAATATACGGCGGGTAAATCCCAGCTCTTTATTCCGGCGAACCTTCCGGAAGAGGTAATAGAGCAGATTCGGGAACGAGCAATACAAGGCTTTCAGGCTGTTGATGCTGCCGGAGAAGCGCGAGTAGACTTTTTCTATATTGAAGCGACAGGAGAAGTATTGATCAATGAAATTAATACTCTGCCTGGTTTTACGGCAACGAGCATGTATCCTCAGCTTTGGGCTGCAACTGGCATTCCCCTTCCAGAACTGGTGCATCGGTTAGTCGAGTTGGCGATCGAACGACATCCTTAA